TGGTGAGCGAGGCGGAAAACGCGGTGGCTAGCTCGAATATGGAAAACAGGATCACGTCGAGCATCAGGATCGGGCGTCGCCCAAAACGATCGGCCAGCCGTCCGAACAACAACGCACCCAGCGGTCGCGCCGCCAGCGTGAGGAACAGCCCGGTGATCACATGCCCCTGGTCGGAATGAAACTCCTTCGCCACCGCCACGATGACGAAAGTAAGCAGAAAGTAGTCGAAGGCATCTAGCGTCCAGCCGAGAAAGCTGGCCAGCACGGTATGACGCTGGGTGGTGGTGAGCTCCCGAAGGGGCGCAAGTGGCGACATGGGCTACTCCATCGTGAAGCGGGCGACGAAGGCGCCAAGCGAACCATCACCGCCGCCACAGCGCAAGGCCGACCATCGCAGGGTGTGGCACCCAACAGAAAAGACATGCTGGCCTTCACATCGCGCAACCACGGCGTGGGCTCACATGTCCTGCATGGACGCCGCCCTCTACCGCATCGCCAACTCCTACGACCACTGGCTTCAGCGCCGCTATGTCAAGAGCAAGCTGGCAGCGGATCCCGCGTATGCAGCCACGGCGGCCCTGGTCATGGGTCGGCCAATGCCGTTGCTCGACATCGGTTGCGGCATTGGGCTACTCGGCCAGTACTTGCATACGCACGGAGCGGTCACGCGCTACCTGGGCGTGGACAGCGACCTACGCAAGATCGAGGCAGGCAACCGCGCCCTGCACCTCTCCGGGCTGGGCAACGCCCTGCATTTAGCCCACGCTGACGGCACGGCGCGGCAACCCATACGCGGCCACGTCGCCCTGCTCGACGTGTTGCACTACCTGCCGCAGGAAGGTCAACGCGCCTTGCTCGACAACGCTGTGGCCCACCTCGCCCCCGGCGGCCTACTGGTGATCCGCAACGTGCTTCGCGAACGCAGCTTGCGCTACGCCATGACGCGCATCTCCGAGTTCTTTCTGCGCACCAGTGGCTGGATGCGGGTCGGTGCACAGCACTATCCCAGCGAAGAGGAATTGCGCACCCCGTTGGAGGCAGCAGGGTTAGCGGTGAGCGTCCGTTCACTGCACGGAAAAACGCCCTTTGACTGCTACCTGCTGGTGGCGGAGCGGGCGCCACGCTGAACCGCCGATAGACGGGCCAAGCAGGCTGCCGGCATTTACGCTATACTTCGCGGTCACGACCCTCGCGTCGTCCCTCCCCCTTGAATAATGCAACACGGTTCTTGAACGCTCCGGGTTGCTCTGGAGCTTCCCATGTCGTTTGAATCGTTGGGCCTTGAGCCCGCGTTGTTGCGTGCGCTTGCCGAACAGGGCTACGCCAACCCCACTCCCATTCAGGCTGCCGCTATTCCGGTGGTACTGGAAGGCGGAGACCTGCTTGCCGCCGCCCAGACCGGCACCGGCAAGACGGCCGCCTTCTCGCTGCCGTTGCTGCACCGCCTGTCGAAAACAGCGCCCGCCGGCACACGCCGTCCGCGCGCCCTCATACTCACGCCGACGCGTGAACTCGCCGCCCAGGTGCATGACAACCTGCGTGACTACGGCAAGCACCTGCGCATCAGCAGCACCACCATCTTCGGTGGCGTGAGCATGGGCCCGCAGGTGCAGGCACTGCGTCGCGGTGTGGACATCATCATCGCCACGCCTGGCCGCCTTATCGACCACATGCAGCAGCGCTCCGTGGATCTCTCCGGCATCGACGTGCTGGTGCTGGACGAAGCCGACCGCATGCTCGACATGGGCTTCCTGCCGGCCCTCAAGCGCATCCTCGCGGCGGTGCCGAAGCATCGCCAGACGCTGTTGTTCTCGGCCACCTTCGCGCCACCGATCAAAGCGCTCGCCATGCAGTTCATGCACCAGCCGCGCGAAGTATCGGTAACGCCCCCGAACACCGTGGCCAACACCGTCACGCACCATGTGCACCCGGTGGACGCAGCCAAGAAGCGCGACCTGCTGCTGCACGTGCTCTCGCAGGACAGCCGTCGCCAGACGCTGGTGTTCAGCCGCACCAAGCACGGCGCCGACAAGCTGGTGACGTTCCTGAGTGCCGCCGGCATGCGTGCCGCCGCCATCCATGGCAACAAGAGCCAGAACGCCCGCACGCGCGCCCTGAGCGACTTCAAGACCGGCCGCGTCACCGTGCTGGTGGCGACCGATATCGCGGCACGTGGCATCGACATCGATCAGCTGCCCATCGTGATCAACTTCGACCTGCCGATGGTCGCGGAAGACTACGTGCACCGCATTGGCCGCACCGGCCGTGCCGGTGCCGAGGGCAAGGCCGTGTCGCTGGTGAGCCACGATGAATCGGGCTTGCTGCGTGACATCCGCAAGCTGCTCAAGCAGGACATCGCCTTCAGCGACGTGCCGGGCTTCGAGCCGTCGCACCCGCTGCGTACCGACGCCGCCGCACCGCGTCCAGTGCAGGGCCAGCGCCAACCCCAGCAGCGCCAGGGGCGCCCGCAGGGTTCGCATCGCCCGCATGGTCATCACGGTGGTCACAGCCAAGGCGGTGATCGTCCGGCCGAAGGCAATCGCAAGCGCCAGCGTCGCGGCCGTCCGGCTGCAAAGGCCTAACTGCCCTTTGTCGCGCTGGCGTCACTCAAGACGCCAGCGCATTGTCCACGCTTCAGGTTCTGGTCACTCGTTTTCGCCACTGTAAGGCCCCGCGTTAATCCTGGGTCTACGCAACTGTGCGAATGTGTGCCGTGAGTTCATGCCGGCGAGCCGGCAACGTTTCGCTTTGACAAGTCGCGCGCCAAGCCGGAAGCGCTTGTCCAAGCATCGTCGTAGCCACGGAGAATCGAGATGCGCAGCGAAAAGTCCGTCCCCCTCATGATCGGCCTGGCCGTGCTCGCCGTGCTTGCGGTAATCGCTGCCATTGCGATTCCTGCCTCGCGCAATCACCGGATTTCCGAGCGCCTGGGTGAAGCGCTCAAGGCTGGCGAAGCGGCCAAGCTCGTCGTTATGGAAGCCACTACGGTGCGCGGCGGCCTCAACCGGCTCCAGCCTAGCGACCTCAGCTTCAACGCCACCTCGTCGCTCAATGCTTATACCGCAAAGATCGACATCTCCGAGAGCGGGCGCATCACCATCACAACGAAGGACACAGGGGCCGCACCCGACCCGGTCTTCCTGCTGACGCCGCTGGACAATTCAGCTGCTGGCGGTAGCGCACCACTGACCTGGAGTTGCGACATCATTGCTGGCAACAGCCAGTGGATGCCAGCCGCCTGCACCCGTCCCACCGTGCAAGCAGCGGCTCCGGCCATACCGGCCCCCGCCACTTCCGCGCCCGCCACGACACCGGCCACGAAGAGCTGAGCCCAACCCGCAACCATCTGGCTTTCGATCCGCTAGATGCCGTTACGGATGGCGTATGCGTGACGTGAGCACGTGGTCCTCCCACGCGCCAGCAATCTGCAAATAGCGCTTTGCGTAGCCTTCACGCTCGAAGCCCAGGCGTTCCAGTAGTCGCCCGCTACGCTCGTTGCGCGGCATGTAGTTGGCCATCACCCGGTGCATGTCCAACTCGAGGAACGCCCACGGCAACGCCGCTTCGAGCACCTCCTGCATCACCCCCTGCCCTTGCCGACGCAACGCAATGCTGTAGCCGAGATGGCAGGCCTGGAATGCACCGCGCACCACGTTGGCGAAAGTGAAGGTTGCCAGGATTTCCTTCCCCGAAAGATCCAGCGCGTAAAACGGATACGCACGGTCCAGCCGCATCGCCTCGCGTGATTCGGCCAGGGTCTGCACGCAATGGTCCAGCGTGTAATACGCCTCGTCACGCAGGGGTTCCCATGGCGCGAGATGTTCGCGGTTCTGCTCGCGATAGCGCAACAAGCGGGACGCATCGGCCACTTCCGCCAACCGAAGGACGGTCCGGGATGTGGTGATCGGGTGCAACGCGTTCACCGACGGACCAGCGCCTCGGCGTGGTGACGCAGGTGATCCTCGATGAACGTGGTGATGAAGTAATAGCTATGGTCGTAACCGGGGTGCCGACGCAACAACAGCGACTGGCCGCCCTCCGCACAAGCCTGATCGAACAACTCGGGTTTCAGTTGCGTGGTGAGGAAACTGTCCGCCTCGCCCTGGTCAATCAGGATGGTGCCGTCGAACGTATGCTTACGCACCAGTTCGCTAGCGTCGTAGTCGGCCCACGCCATCACATCATCGCCGAGATAACGCGGGAACGCCTTCTGCCCCCATGGCACCTGACTCGGCGCAACGATGGGCGCGAAGGCCGACACCGATCGGTATTTGTCCCGATGGCGCAAAGCGATGGTCAGCGCGCCGTGACCGCCCATCGAATGCCCCATGATGCCGCTGCGCGCAATGTCGACGGGAAAGTGCTGCGCCAACAGCGCGGGCAGCTCGTGCACCACGTAACTATGCATGCGGAACCGCGACGACCATGGCGCCTGCGTAGCGTCGAGATAGAACCCAGCACCCTCGCCGAACTCCCAATCACCCGTCGCGCCATCGAAACCGGTCTGACGCGGGCTGGTATCAGGCATCACCAGAATCAGGCCAAGCTCCGCGGCAAGCCGCTGCGCACCGGCCTTGATGGTGGCCGTCTCTTCCGTGCACGTGAGCCCTCCGAGGAAGTACAGCACCGGACACAGCCCCTGCTCTGCTTGCGGCGGCTGGAACAATGCAAAACGCATCGTGCCGCCACAGGCCTCCGAATGATGGCGGTAGAGCCCCTGCACGCCGCCATGGCAGCGCTGCTCGGAGATCGTTTCAATCCCTGTCATGCCCAGTCCCTCTGAAGTACTAAACCCGACCATCATAGTGCGCTGCGCTCAACGCTCCTGGTCCGTGGGCCGCATCAACAGCTCGTTGATGTTGACGTGCGAAGGCCGCGACACGCAGAACGCGATGGCATCCGCCACATCCACCGGCTGCAGCTGGCGCATGCTGTCTGCCCAGGCGTTGAGGTTGTCCTTGGTCTGGGCGTGGCCGATGTGATCGCGCAGCTCCGTCTCCACCACGCCGGGTTCGATCACTGTGACGCGGATGTTGTGCTGGTACACCTCGCGCCGCAGCGCTTCGGAAAAAGCCACCACGCCAAACTTGGTCGCGGAATAGGCGGCGGCATTGGGATTGGCCACGCGCCCGGCCGTCGACGAGATATTCACGATATGCCCCTCGCGGCGCTCGCGCATACCCGGCAGCGCAGCCTGCGTGGACGCGATGAGGCTGAGCACATTGAGCTCCAGCATACGGCGCCAGCGGCCGAGGTCAGCCTGCTCCACCGGCTCCAGATACATCACGCCGGCGTTGTTCACCAGGATATCCAGGCGACCGTAGTGCGCTTCGGTCTCGGCCACGATGCGCTTGGCCTCGTCCTCCAAAGCCAGGTCGGCCACCAGCACCGTGGGTTCGGCGCCCAGCGCCTGCAGTTTGGCGGCAAGGGCTTCGAGCCGGTCGCGTCGACGGGCCGCGATGGCGACCTTCGCGCCCTCCTGCGCCAAGGCCAGCGCCGTGGCCTCGCCAATACCCGAAGACGCGCCAGTGACCAGCGCGATACGACCATCAAGACGTCCAGACATGAATATTCCTTGGGGATTTGGCCGACAGGCCCTCAAAGAAACCCAGTGGGGGCGGGTGGGCCTGTTACAATGGCGTCATTCTCCCGCATGCCGTCGTGCATGCCATGTCGAGGTTCCCCATGTCCTCCCCGTCTTCCGATTCCCAGCCGGCAGCCGTCGGCTTTGCTGCGCTTGGCCTCCATCCGGAGCTGCTGCGCGCACTCACCGACGTCGGCTATGAATCGCCTTCGCCGATCCAGGCCGCCACCATTCCGCCGCTGCTGGAAGGTCGCGACGTACTCGGCCAGGCGCAGACCGGCACCGGCAAAACTGCCGCGTTTGCGCTGCCGATCCTGTCGCGCATCGACCTCAAGCCCGGCAAGCCGCAGGCACTGGTGCTGGCGCCCACGCGCGAACTCGCCATCCAAGTGGCCGAAGCATTCCAGCGCTACGCCACCCACATGCCAGGGCTGCAAGTGCTGCCGATCTACGGCGGCCAGAGCTATGGTCCGCAGCTGCACTCGCTCAAGCGCGGCGTGCAGATCGTGGTGGGCACGCCCGGTCGTGTCATCGACCATCTGGAGCGCGGCACGCTGGATCTCTCCGAGCTGAAATTCCTGGTGCTCGACGAAGCCGACGAAATGCTGCGCATGGGCTTCATCGATGACGTGGAGAAAGTGCTCCAGGCGACGCCGCCGGAGCGCCAGGTGGCACTGTTCTCCGCCACCATGCCGTCGCAGATCCGCAAGATCGCCCAGCAGCATCTGAAAGATCCTCGCGAGGTGACGATCAAGTCGTCCACCACCACGGCCGCGAACATCCGCCAGCGCTATTGGTTCGTCAGCGGCATGCACAAGCTCGATGCCATGACGCGCATCCTCGAGGCCGAACCGTTCGACGCGATGATCATCTTCGCGCGCACCAAGTCGGCAACCGAGGAACTCGCCGAGAAGCTGCAGGCGCGTGGCCTCGCCGCCGCCGCCATCAATGGTGACATCGCACAAGCGCAGCGCGAGCGCGTGATCCAGCAGCTGAAGGACGGCAAGCTCGACATTCTGGTGGCCACCGACGTGGCCGCGCGTGGT
This genomic window from Dyella terrae contains:
- a CDS encoding class I SAM-dependent methyltransferase, producing MSCMDAALYRIANSYDHWLQRRYVKSKLAADPAYAATAALVMGRPMPLLDIGCGIGLLGQYLHTHGAVTRYLGVDSDLRKIEAGNRALHLSGLGNALHLAHADGTARQPIRGHVALLDVLHYLPQEGQRALLDNAVAHLAPGGLLVIRNVLRERSLRYAMTRISEFFLRTSGWMRVGAQHYPSEEELRTPLEAAGLAVSVRSLHGKTPFDCYLLVAERAPR
- a CDS encoding DEAD/DEAH box helicase — translated: MSFESLGLEPALLRALAEQGYANPTPIQAAAIPVVLEGGDLLAAAQTGTGKTAAFSLPLLHRLSKTAPAGTRRPRALILTPTRELAAQVHDNLRDYGKHLRISSTTIFGGVSMGPQVQALRRGVDIIIATPGRLIDHMQQRSVDLSGIDVLVLDEADRMLDMGFLPALKRILAAVPKHRQTLLFSATFAPPIKALAMQFMHQPREVSVTPPNTVANTVTHHVHPVDAAKKRDLLLHVLSQDSRRQTLVFSRTKHGADKLVTFLSAAGMRAAAIHGNKSQNARTRALSDFKTGRVTVLVATDIAARGIDIDQLPIVINFDLPMVAEDYVHRIGRTGRAGAEGKAVSLVSHDESGLLRDIRKLLKQDIAFSDVPGFEPSHPLRTDAAAPRPVQGQRQPQQRQGRPQGSHRPHGHHGGHSQGGDRPAEGNRKRQRRGRPAAKA
- a CDS encoding pilin, coding for MRSEKSVPLMIGLAVLAVLAVIAAIAIPASRNHRISERLGEALKAGEAAKLVVMEATTVRGGLNRLQPSDLSFNATSSLNAYTAKIDISESGRITITTKDTGAAPDPVFLLTPLDNSAAGGSAPLTWSCDIIAGNSQWMPAACTRPTVQAAAPAIPAPATSAPATTPATKS
- the rimJ gene encoding ribosomal protein S5-alanine N-acetyltransferase, translating into MNALHPITTSRTVLRLAEVADASRLLRYREQNREHLAPWEPLRDEAYYTLDHCVQTLAESREAMRLDRAYPFYALDLSGKEILATFTFANVVRGAFQACHLGYSIALRRQGQGVMQEVLEAALPWAFLELDMHRVMANYMPRNERSGRLLERLGFEREGYAKRYLQIAGAWEDHVLTSRIRHP
- the fghA gene encoding S-formylglutathione hydrolase, which produces MTGIETISEQRCHGGVQGLYRHHSEACGGTMRFALFQPPQAEQGLCPVLYFLGGLTCTEETATIKAGAQRLAAELGLILVMPDTSPRQTGFDGATGDWEFGEGAGFYLDATQAPWSSRFRMHSYVVHELPALLAQHFPVDIARSGIMGHSMGGHGALTIALRHRDKYRSVSAFAPIVAPSQVPWGQKAFPRYLGDDVMAWADYDASELVRKHTFDGTILIDQGEADSFLTTQLKPELFDQACAEGGQSLLLRRHPGYDHSYYFITTFIEDHLRHHAEALVRR
- a CDS encoding SDR family oxidoreductase gives rise to the protein MSGRLDGRIALVTGASSGIGEATALALAQEGAKVAIAARRRDRLEALAAKLQALGAEPTVLVADLALEDEAKRIVAETEAHYGRLDILVNNAGVMYLEPVEQADLGRWRRMLELNVLSLIASTQAALPGMRERREGHIVNISSTAGRVANPNAAAYSATKFGVVAFSEALRREVYQHNIRVTVIEPGVVETELRDHIGHAQTKDNLNAWADSMRQLQPVDVADAIAFCVSRPSHVNINELLMRPTDQER
- a CDS encoding DEAD/DEAH box helicase, translated to MSSPSSDSQPAAVGFAALGLHPELLRALTDVGYESPSPIQAATIPPLLEGRDVLGQAQTGTGKTAAFALPILSRIDLKPGKPQALVLAPTRELAIQVAEAFQRYATHMPGLQVLPIYGGQSYGPQLHSLKRGVQIVVGTPGRVIDHLERGTLDLSELKFLVLDEADEMLRMGFIDDVEKVLQATPPERQVALFSATMPSQIRKIAQQHLKDPREVTIKSSTTTAANIRQRYWFVSGMHKLDAMTRILEAEPFDAMIIFARTKSATEELAEKLQARGLAAAAINGDIAQAQRERVIQQLKDGKLDILVATDVAARGLDVERISHVMNYDIPYDTESYVHRIGRTGRAGRSGEAILFVTPREKGMLRAIERATRQPIEEMKLPTVEAVNDVRIAKFKQRISDTIAVGELGLFQQLIEQYEQEHNIPAVEIAAALARIAQGNQPLLLTPPPKREFTPREPGREREHSRDRGDREHRGEREQRPRDRDRDAGPRDFTPRPVRPHHTEEGKSTYRIEVGHEHGVKPGNIIGAIANEAGLESQHIGRLSIRGEYSLIDLPAGMPAEVFQHLQKVWVSQQQLRIREWDGNDSGASEAPPHRPGGGNRPGGFKKPGGKPKPHGHGGGNKGPRRGK